One region of Thiomonas intermedia genomic DNA includes:
- a CDS encoding type III restriction-modification system endonuclease codes for MKLHFEPNLDYQLQAIESVCDLFRGQEICRTEFTVTMKLPDQQLTLGVADTDLGLGNRLTLVDDQLLDNLRSVQLRNGLAPSSTLASGDFTVEMETGTGKTYVYLRTIFELNKRYGFTKFVIVVPSVAIKEGVYKSLQITEEHFKSMYAGVPVDFFLYDSSKLGQVRNFATSTTIQIMVVTVGAINKKEVNNLYKDSEKTGGEKPIDLIRATRPIVIVDEPQSVDGGLSGAGKAALDAMNPLCTLRYSATHANKHHMVYRLDAVDAYERKLVKQIEVAAATIEDAFNKPYVRLLEVSNKKGISAKVELHVQTATGAKPQVLTVNDGDDLEQLAKRAVYAGFRVGEINTAKGEEFMELRYPGGEDYLALGQPHGEVDALAVQREMIRRTIKEHLEKEKLLRPKGIKVLSLFFIESVARYRQYDKDGNPVKGDYARIFEEEYRRAAKLPAFQSLFGEVDLAQEAAAVHDGYFSIDKKGRWADPELDKEGGLKNETSRADAERGYNLIMKEKEKLLSFDAPLKFIFSHSALKEGWDNPNVFQICALREMGSERERRQTLGRGLRLCVNQDGQRVYGHDVNRLTVIATESYQEFADQLQKEIEADTGIRFGIVEQHQFATIAITTPDGKVAPLGVDQSKALWDHLRAAGHIDAKGKVQDSLKVALKDGKLALPDAFEPYRGQVAELLRKVTGRVEVKNRDDRETVPLRKGADGKAVTLSEDFKALWDRIKHKTTYRVQFDNDKLIRDCTAALTRDLHIARARLQWRKAEIGIGKAGVEAREKEGAYTVTLDEADIELPDLLTDLQDRTQLTRRTLVKILTECERLDDFKRNPQQFIEQAAEIINRCKRMALVDGIRYQRLGDDAVWAQELFETEELTGYLTNMLRNTKRSIYEHVVYDSATERDFADALEKDDDVVLYAKLPGWFKVPTPLGNYNPDWAVLVNKDGTKRLYFVVETKSSLFTDDLRNKESAKIECGKAHFKALAVGENPARYVVARNFNDVIGQAL; via the coding sequence ATGAAGCTCCACTTCGAACCCAACCTGGATTACCAGCTCCAGGCTATCGAGTCGGTCTGCGACCTGTTCCGAGGCCAGGAGATCTGCCGCACTGAGTTCACCGTCACCATGAAGCTGCCCGACCAGCAGCTAACGCTGGGCGTGGCCGACACCGACTTGGGCCTGGGCAACCGCCTGACCCTGGTGGATGACCAGCTGCTGGACAACCTGCGCAGCGTGCAGCTGCGCAACGGCCTTGCGCCGTCGAGCACGCTGGCATCGGGCGACTTCACGGTCGAGATGGAGACCGGCACTGGCAAGACCTACGTCTACCTGCGCACGATCTTCGAGCTGAACAAGCGCTATGGCTTCACCAAGTTCGTCATCGTGGTGCCGTCGGTGGCCATCAAGGAAGGCGTCTACAAGTCGCTGCAGATCACCGAGGAGCACTTCAAGAGCATGTATGCCGGCGTGCCGGTGGACTTCTTCCTGTACGACTCCAGCAAGCTGGGCCAGGTGCGCAACTTCGCCACCAGCACCACCATCCAAATCATGGTGGTGACGGTGGGCGCCATCAACAAGAAGGAGGTGAACAACCTCTACAAGGACAGCGAGAAGACCGGCGGTGAGAAGCCCATCGACCTCATCCGCGCCACGCGGCCCATCGTCATAGTGGACGAGCCGCAGAGTGTGGACGGCGGCCTCAGCGGCGCCGGCAAGGCCGCGCTGGACGCGATGAACCCGCTGTGCACGCTACGCTACTCGGCCACCCACGCCAACAAGCACCACATGGTGTACCGGCTGGACGCGGTGGACGCCTACGAGCGCAAGCTGGTCAAGCAGATCGAGGTGGCTGCGGCCACCATCGAGGACGCCTTCAACAAGCCCTACGTGCGCCTGCTGGAGGTGAGCAACAAGAAGGGCATCTCGGCCAAGGTGGAGCTGCACGTGCAGACGGCCACCGGCGCCAAGCCGCAGGTGCTGACCGTCAACGACGGCGACGACCTGGAGCAACTGGCCAAGCGCGCGGTGTACGCCGGCTTCCGCGTGGGCGAGATCAACACCGCCAAGGGGGAAGAGTTCATGGAACTGCGCTACCCCGGCGGTGAGGACTACCTGGCCCTGGGCCAGCCCCACGGCGAGGTCGACGCCCTAGCCGTGCAGCGCGAGATGATCCGGCGGACCATCAAGGAGCACCTGGAGAAGGAGAAGCTGCTGCGGCCCAAGGGCATCAAGGTGCTTTCGCTGTTCTTCATCGAGTCGGTGGCGCGCTACCGCCAGTACGACAAGGACGGCAACCCGGTGAAGGGCGACTACGCCCGCATCTTCGAGGAAGAGTACCGGCGCGCGGCCAAGCTGCCGGCCTTCCAGAGCCTGTTCGGCGAGGTGGATCTGGCCCAAGAAGCCGCCGCCGTACACGACGGCTATTTCTCCATCGACAAAAAGGGCCGCTGGGCCGACCCCGAGCTGGACAAGGAAGGCGGCCTGAAGAACGAGACCAGCCGTGCCGACGCCGAGCGCGGCTACAACCTGATCATGAAGGAGAAGGAGAAGCTGCTCAGCTTCGACGCGCCACTGAAGTTCATCTTCTCCCACTCGGCCCTGAAGGAAGGCTGGGACAACCCCAACGTCTTCCAGATTTGCGCCCTGCGCGAGATGGGCAGCGAGCGCGAGCGCCGCCAGACCCTGGGCCGGGGCCTGCGCCTGTGCGTCAACCAGGACGGGCAGCGCGTCTACGGGCACGACGTGAACCGGCTGACGGTGATTGCCACCGAGTCGTACCAGGAGTTCGCCGACCAGCTGCAGAAAGAGATCGAGGCCGACACGGGCATCCGCTTCGGCATCGTCGAGCAGCACCAGTTCGCCACCATCGCCATCACCACGCCCGACGGCAAGGTGGCCCCGCTGGGCGTGGACCAGTCCAAGGCCCTGTGGGACCACCTGCGCGCTGCCGGACACATCGACGCCAAGGGCAAGGTGCAGGACTCGCTGAAGGTCGCGCTGAAGGACGGCAAGCTGGCCTTGCCGGACGCGTTCGAGCCCTACCGGGGCCAGGTGGCCGAGCTGCTGCGCAAGGTGACCGGCCGCGTGGAGGTGAAGAACCGCGATGACCGCGAGACCGTGCCGCTGCGCAAGGGTGCCGACGGCAAGGCCGTGACGCTGAGCGAGGACTTCAAGGCGCTGTGGGATCGCATCAAGCACAAGACCACGTACCGGGTGCAGTTCGACAACGACAAGCTCATTCGCGACTGCACGGCCGCGCTGACCCGTGACCTGCACATCGCCCGCGCCCGGCTGCAGTGGCGCAAGGCGGAGATCGGCATTGGCAAGGCCGGCGTGGAGGCGCGCGAGAAGGAAGGCGCCTACACCGTGACGCTGGACGAGGCCGACATCGAGCTGCCCGACCTGCTGACCGACCTGCAGGACCGCACGCAGCTGACGCGGCGCACCTTGGTCAAGATCCTGACCGAGTGCGAGCGGCTGGACGACTTCAAGCGCAACCCGCAGCAGTTCATCGAGCAGGCGGCCGAAATCATCAACCGCTGCAAGCGCATGGCCCTGGTGGACGGCATCCGCTACCAGCGCCTGGGCGACGACGCCGTCTGGGCCCAGGAGCTGTTCGAGACCGAGGAGCTGACCGGCTACCTGACCAACATGCTGCGCAACACCAAACGCTCGATCTACGAGCATGTGGTCTACGACTCGGCCACGGAGCGCGACTTCGCCGACGCCCTGGAGAAGGACGACGACGTGGTGCTGTACGCCAAGCTGCCCGGTTGGTTTAAGGTGCCCACCCCGCTGGGCAACTACAACCCCGACTGGGCCGTGCTGGTCAACAAGGACGGCACCAAGCGCCTGTACTTCGTGGTCGAGACCAAGAGCAGCCTGTTCACCGACGACCTGCGCAACAAGGAGAGCGCCAAGATCGAGTGCGGCAAGGCGCACTTCAAGGCGCTGGCCGTCGGCGAAAATCCTGCGCGATATGTCGTGGCCCGAAACTTCAACGATGTGATCGGGCAAGCCTTGTAA
- the istA gene encoding IS21 family transposase, whose product MHEYRNVLIRLRAGDGDREIARLGLMGRVKVANFRQHAQSLGWLDPDRPPPDAQTIAQSLSAVARRPVSTISKAQPWRELIARWMDAGVEGVAIHAALVRDHQFKGSYSSVYRLMRDISRAQPRTDVTVRLNFKPGEAAQVDFGAGPFLLHPDGLRRRTWAFVMTLCHSRHQYVEFVWDQTVATWLGCHRRAFEWFAGVPERVIIDNAKCAIIKACRFDPHVQRSYAECAEGYDFKIDPCPPHDPQKKGIVESGVKYVKRNFLPTREFRDLADLNAQVRAWVLQEAGQRIHGTTRQQPLDLFALERALLKPLPAQAPDLGVWQRVTLHRDCHVKFDNALYSAPFGLVGKQLWLRANDGCVALYEDYRLVATHPRGTRPGQRVTTPDHLPPKAQLFFARDRQWLHEQALQIGPYCQQIIDCLLGDRIVERLRAAQGVVGLARTYGAQRLELACQRAMAHNSPYYRTVKTILSSNADRLPMPEISVAPAYAKARFVRDAASLFTPNAHNPQQDLLH is encoded by the coding sequence ATGCATGAATACCGAAACGTTTTAATTCGACTGCGTGCGGGTGATGGCGACCGCGAGATAGCGCGCCTGGGGCTCATGGGCCGCGTCAAGGTGGCCAACTTTCGCCAGCACGCTCAGAGCCTGGGCTGGCTGGATCCGGATCGGCCGCCGCCTGACGCCCAAACGATTGCGCAGAGTCTGAGCGCGGTGGCCAGGCGCCCCGTCAGCACGATCTCCAAAGCCCAGCCCTGGCGTGAGCTCATTGCGCGCTGGATGGACGCGGGCGTTGAGGGCGTGGCCATCCATGCCGCGCTGGTACGCGATCACCAATTCAAGGGCAGCTACTCCTCCGTCTACCGCCTCATGCGCGACATCAGCCGGGCGCAGCCGCGCACGGATGTCACCGTGCGGCTGAACTTCAAACCCGGCGAGGCTGCTCAGGTCGACTTCGGTGCTGGCCCGTTTCTGCTGCACCCGGATGGCCTTCGCCGGCGCACATGGGCCTTTGTCATGACCCTGTGCCACAGCCGCCACCAGTATGTGGAATTCGTCTGGGACCAGACAGTGGCGACGTGGCTGGGCTGCCACCGCCGCGCCTTTGAGTGGTTTGCCGGCGTGCCCGAGCGCGTCATCATCGACAACGCCAAGTGCGCCATCATCAAGGCCTGTCGGTTTGATCCCCACGTGCAACGCTCCTATGCAGAGTGCGCTGAAGGGTATGACTTCAAGATTGACCCCTGTCCGCCACACGACCCGCAGAAGAAAGGGATCGTGGAGTCAGGCGTCAAATACGTCAAACGCAACTTCCTGCCCACCCGCGAATTCCGTGATCTGGCCGACCTCAATGCCCAAGTACGGGCCTGGGTATTACAGGAAGCCGGGCAGCGCATTCACGGCACCACCCGCCAACAACCCCTGGATTTGTTTGCGCTGGAGCGAGCCCTGCTCAAGCCATTGCCCGCCCAGGCCCCGGACTTGGGCGTGTGGCAGCGGGTGACGCTGCACCGCGATTGCCACGTCAAGTTTGACAACGCCCTGTATTCCGCGCCCTTTGGGCTGGTGGGCAAGCAGTTGTGGCTGCGTGCCAACGATGGTTGTGTTGCCCTCTATGAAGACTACCGATTGGTGGCCACCCACCCGCGCGGGACGCGTCCTGGCCAACGCGTCACGACGCCAGACCACTTGCCACCCAAGGCGCAACTGTTCTTCGCGCGCGACCGCCAATGGCTCCATGAGCAAGCGCTGCAAATCGGGCCGTACTGCCAGCAGATCATTGACTGCCTGCTGGGCGACCGGATTGTGGAGCGGCTGCGTGCAGCACAGGGCGTTGTTGGCCTGGCCAGGACCTACGGCGCCCAACGTCTGGAGCTTGCCTGCCAGCGTGCCATGGCCCACAACAGCCCGTATTACCGCACCGTCAAGACCATCCTGAGCAGCAATGCCGACCGTCTGCCGATGCCCGAGATCAGTGTCGCGCCCGCCTATGCCAAGGCCCGGTTCGTACGCGATGCCGCCAGCCTATTCACCCCCAATGCCCACAACCCGCAGCAGGACCTCCTGCATTAA
- the istB gene encoding IS21-like element helper ATPase IstB — translation MIPIPELVPHLKQLRLSGILDSLEARNRQAIESKLAYTEFLALLMGDEVARRDQNRFSTRIRRAQFRSSKTLEQFDFERLPQLNRALVHDLATGRYLRECSPVLIVGPSGTGKSHLAQALGHCAIRQGVDVLFTSCSALTQSLHAARATNAYERKLQALSRIPLLIIDDFGLKPLRAPADEDLHELIAERYERTTTIVTSNLDFTEWDQAFPGNPLLASATLDRLRHNAYCLVLDGQSYRTPRQMPNAMPTKTQRSNQPKDIK, via the coding sequence ATGATCCCCATTCCCGAACTGGTTCCACACCTCAAGCAATTGCGCTTGTCCGGCATCCTGGATTCTCTGGAGGCCAGGAACCGCCAAGCCATTGAATCCAAACTCGCCTATACGGAATTCCTGGCCCTGCTGATGGGCGATGAAGTGGCCCGCCGCGACCAGAACCGCTTCAGCACCCGCATCCGCCGGGCTCAGTTTCGGTCGAGCAAGACCCTGGAGCAGTTTGATTTCGAGCGGCTCCCCCAACTCAACCGCGCACTGGTGCACGACCTGGCCACCGGACGCTATTTGCGGGAATGCTCACCTGTGTTGATCGTCGGACCCAGTGGAACTGGCAAAAGCCACCTGGCACAGGCCTTGGGCCACTGCGCCATCCGCCAAGGCGTTGATGTGCTCTTCACCAGTTGCTCGGCCCTCACGCAGTCCCTGCACGCCGCGCGTGCGACCAATGCCTACGAACGCAAACTGCAGGCGCTCAGCCGTATTCCCCTGCTCATCATCGATGACTTCGGACTCAAGCCCCTGCGCGCACCGGCCGACGAGGATCTGCATGAACTCATCGCCGAGCGCTACGAACGAACGACCACCATCGTCACCAGCAATTTGGACTTCACCGAGTGGGATCAGGCCTTCCCAGGCAACCCCTTGTTGGCCTCCGCCACGCTCGACCGCCTGCGCCACAACGCCTATTGCCTCGTGCTCGATGGCCAGTCTTACCGCACGCCACGCCAGATGCCCAACGCAATGCCAACCAAAACCCAGAGATCCAATCAACCAAAAGACATCAAATAA